DNA from Fusobacterium sp.:
TTAATAAAATAAAAAGGATTTAAAAAAATTATTTAGAAAACAAGACATAAGGTTGCTACTACTTAATTATTTAACTTAAGGAGGTGTATTTATGTATTTTAAGATTTTCAAAGCTAAAAATGAACAATTTTATTTTAATGGATATGGGAACAATCATGAAATTATCCTTACAAGTGAAATGTATAAAACTAAGCAAGCTGCTCTTAATACAGTTGATGCCATCAAGTCTCAAGCAGAAAAAGCTGAGGTTAAAGATGAAACTGAAAAAAAATAATCCATTTGCCTTCTCTTAAAGAGAGGGCATTATTTTTTTATATATTTTTTAGACTCTTATTTCTTCTATATCTCTTTTTTAAATTTATTCCCCTATATTTTTGTAAAAGAATTTTTAAAAAAATTCATTAAAATATAAACCATTTTTTTCTATCTTCTAATATATTTTCCTTTATAATTCTTTAATATATTGATAACATATAGCTTTTTTAGTTACTAATACAAAGCTAATCATATATAAAAATTTTAATTCTTCCTTATAAATCTGAATGAAATAATCTTAACTGATAAACTTAATAAAAATATATACAAATTATAAAAGTCACCTATAAGACACACCATTGTATTAAAAGTACATGTAATTGTATACAAAATGACATAAAACTAATATAAAATTATATCAATCAGATATAAAATAATTATCAATTTATAATAATTTTATATGAAAGGAGAGATGGAATTTTATGAAGTTATTTATATTATTGCCTATAATATTGATTTTAATGTACTTTTATTATAAAAAGAAAAGAATGAATTACTCTGAAAAAGACTTTCAAATAATAGTTCAAGATATAATTCTTAGAAAAAAACAGATTTTAACACTCGAATTTTTAGAATTAAAAAGAAAAGAAAAAAATATCTCTATTTCTCAACTAACAAAAGAAACAGAAATCGGAGAAAATGAGTTATTAAAAATATTAACTGGAGGTTACGACCTATCAACAAAAGAAAAACTTAAAAGGTATTTAAATTTAGTAGAATTATTATTTCTGGAAATTGGAATTAATAGAATAGTTTTGACTGAAATATGGGAAAAAAATCTAAAATAGCTTTAATTATTTAAAATAAATTTAGGAGGAAATTATGAAACTGACACAAGAAACTTATTACGGAATAAAATTGGTAGAATCTTTAGGGAATTTAAACAAAGGAGATATAAAATCAGCTGCTGAGTTATCCTCAGAATTAGGAATATCAGTGAAATTTATACTAAAGATATTAAGAAGATTAAAACAAGCAAATATTTTAGATTCATACCGTGGAATAACAGGTGGTTACAGCCTAAAGAAAAAAACAGTAAGTTTATATGAAATTATAGAAATACTGCAAGGTGAACTATATATAGTAAATGAGTTCAAAGATAAAAAGAAAGATAATTCTGGTTTCAGAAGTGAATTAGAAAAAATTCAAAAAGATAATATAGAAAGATTAAAAAAATTAGAAATAAAGAAAAAAGAATAGAAGCAGCTCGAAAAACTAGGAAATTTTTATTCCTAGTTTTTTTATTTTTAAATTATAAAAAATTTTTTTATAAAATAGTAAAGGAAATTTAAAAATAATCGGGAATATAATAATAAATTCAAAGTATATGAAAAAAAATAAAACACTTGAAAATAAAAAAATTACCCTTCCTTAATATTTTTATGGAGAGAAATATTTCAATAATAAAACATGAAAAGTAAAAATAGGAGGTTAAATGAAGCTGACATTAGAAAGTTATTATGGAATAAAGTTAGTTAAATATTTATCAAACAAGAGAGATATTGTAAGTTTAAGAGATATTGCTGGCGAATTAAACATATCTCCTCAGTTTACACTTAAAATTTTAAAAATATTGAAAGAGACAGAAATGCTGGTATTATATGAAGGAAAGCCAACAAAATGTGAATTAAAAAAAGAGGAAGTTAGCTTTTATGAAATTATTTATACATTTCAAGGAGAACTTTTTCTAATTGATCCCTTTAAAGAGAAAAAAGAAGATAATTGCAGTTTCAGAAGCGAGTTAGAAAAAA
Protein-coding regions in this window:
- a CDS encoding YegP family protein, with product MYFKIFKAKNEQFYFNGYGNNHEIILTSEMYKTKQAALNTVDAIKSQAEKAEVKDETEKK
- a CDS encoding RrF2 family transcriptional regulator, translated to MKLTQETYYGIKLVESLGNLNKGDIKSAAELSSELGISVKFILKILRRLKQANILDSYRGITGGYSLKKKTVSLYEIIEILQGELYIVNEFKDKKKDNSGFRSELEKIQKDNIERLKKLEIKKKE
- a CDS encoding Rrf2 family transcriptional regulator, which codes for MKLTLESYYGIKLVKYLSNKRDIVSLRDIAGELNISPQFTLKILKILKETEMLVLYEGKPTKCELKKEEVSFYEIIYTFQGELFLIDPFKEKKEDNCSFRSELEKIQEDSIKRLKKLKIWKRK